In one window of Duganella dendranthematis DNA:
- a CDS encoding DUF3325 domain-containing protein: MMALMNALAIIAALSSAAGGFASLSLAMDRHWEALHGRGNLPSDRTRRRLRWAGSGGLLVSLLVCLSVWGLSQGWLAWAGMLTASAIGLMLVLSYAARVMVRVGWVAGGISIVTLALRAAL; encoded by the coding sequence ATGATGGCGTTGATGAATGCTTTGGCGATTATCGCCGCGCTGTCCAGCGCCGCCGGCGGCTTTGCGTCCCTGAGCCTGGCCATGGACCGTCACTGGGAGGCCCTGCATGGCCGCGGCAACCTGCCGAGCGACCGGACGCGCCGCCGGCTGCGCTGGGCGGGCAGTGGCGGCTTGCTGGTGTCGCTGCTGGTGTGTCTTTCCGTCTGGGGACTGTCTCAGGGCTGGCTCGCCTGGGCCGGCATGCTGACCGCTTCCGCGATCGGCCTAATGCTGGTGCTCAGCTACGCCGCGCGCGTCATGGTGCGTGTCGGCTGGGTGGCCGGCGGTATTAGCATCGTCACGCTAGCACTGCGCGCTGCGCTGTAA
- a CDS encoding PepSY-associated TM helix domain-containing protein, with translation MKEGFRQSMAWLHTWSGLLVGWVLFMVFCCGTISYFRDEVTLWMKPELHQASHVVVEQGVAATRIQQLLEQRASTSPRWFITLPSEREPSVRASWAPAPAKDGAKPRGRRRFENVSVDPVTGQEMSTARETRGGDFFYRMHFDMHYMPVIWARWIVGICAMFMLVAIFSGIVTHKRIFKDFFTFRPGKGQRSWLDAHNATAVLALPYHLMITYTGLVTLMFMYLPQGLNAVYPERDAFYADLNGGPQADAKASGIHAPLTPLAPLVAQASKLWDGAPVGRITVNLAGDSAASVTLTQQDAHGISNNLPTLTFDGVSGGLLTDMTKPGGAAVETRGVLYGLHIGRFASSLLRGLFFLSGLAGCAMVATGVLLWAVKERPKHLKARANGSIGFGLRLVDGLNLGGIAGLLIAMSVFFWANRLVPVGLQGRPDLEIQCFFTAWGIAAVLALAFPVRWMWRIQLAVAGVLFALLPVLNPLTGGAGLFSSMAQGLWPVAGFDLVALLFGCTLLWACKRLGTAKAPVKMKMAKVAA, from the coding sequence ATGAAAGAGGGCTTCCGTCAATCGATGGCATGGCTGCACACCTGGTCCGGCCTGCTGGTAGGCTGGGTGCTGTTCATGGTGTTCTGCTGCGGCACCATCAGCTATTTCCGCGACGAGGTCACGCTGTGGATGAAACCCGAGCTACACCAGGCGTCGCACGTCGTGGTAGAGCAGGGCGTGGCTGCGACCCGCATCCAGCAATTGCTGGAGCAGCGCGCGTCAACCAGCCCGCGCTGGTTCATTACGCTGCCGAGCGAGCGCGAACCGAGCGTGCGCGCCAGCTGGGCCCCGGCGCCGGCTAAGGATGGCGCCAAGCCGCGTGGCCGTCGCCGTTTTGAAAACGTCAGCGTCGATCCGGTCACCGGTCAGGAAATGAGCACGGCGCGCGAAACGCGCGGCGGCGATTTCTTCTACCGCATGCACTTCGACATGCATTACATGCCGGTGATCTGGGCACGCTGGATCGTCGGCATCTGCGCCATGTTCATGCTGGTGGCGATCTTCTCCGGCATCGTCACGCACAAGCGCATCTTCAAGGACTTCTTCACTTTCCGGCCCGGCAAAGGCCAGCGTTCGTGGCTGGATGCGCATAACGCCACCGCCGTACTGGCGCTGCCATACCACCTGATGATCACCTACACCGGCCTGGTGACGCTGATGTTCATGTACCTGCCACAAGGCTTGAACGCGGTCTATCCGGAACGCGACGCCTTCTACGCCGACCTGAATGGCGGCCCCCAAGCCGACGCCAAAGCCAGCGGCATCCACGCGCCGCTGACGCCTTTGGCGCCGCTGGTGGCGCAGGCCAGCAAGCTGTGGGACGGCGCGCCGGTTGGCCGCATCACCGTCAATCTTGCAGGCGACAGCGCGGCCAGCGTCACCTTGACGCAGCAGGATGCGCACGGCATCAGCAACAACCTGCCAACGCTGACCTTCGATGGCGTCAGCGGCGGCCTGCTGACCGACATGACCAAACCCGGCGGGGCGGCGGTGGAAACGCGCGGCGTACTGTATGGCTTGCACATCGGCCGCTTCGCCAGCTCGCTGCTGCGCGGCCTGTTCTTCCTTTCCGGCCTGGCTGGTTGCGCGATGGTGGCTACCGGCGTGCTGCTGTGGGCCGTCAAGGAACGCCCCAAGCATCTGAAAGCGCGCGCCAATGGCAGCATCGGTTTCGGCCTGCGGCTGGTGGATGGCCTGAACCTCGGCGGCATCGCCGGCCTGCTGATTGCGATGAGTGTGTTCTTTTGGGCGAATCGTCTGGTGCCGGTGGGATTGCAAGGACGGCCGGATCTCGAAATCCAGTGCTTCTTCACCGCATGGGGCATTGCCGCCGTATTGGCGCTGGCGTTCCCGGTGCGCTGGATGTGGCGCATCCAGCTGGCGGTAGCGGGCGTGCTGTTTGCGCTGCTGCCGGTGCTGAATCCCCTGACCGGCGGCGCCGGACTGTTTTCCAGTATGGCGCAAGGACTGTGGCCGGTGGCGGGCTTCGACCTGGTCGCGTTGCTGTTCGGCTGCACGTTGCTGTGGGCCTGCAAGCGACTGGGCACCGCCAAGGCGCCCGTCAAGATGAAGATGGCGAAGGTGGCGGCATGA
- a CDS encoding TonB-dependent receptor, giving the protein MSKTFGGGQVAKGGRVGLLGTMDLMDTPFNSTNFTQQFIQDQQAHSVADVLQSDPGVRVARGFGNYQEVYIIRGFPVNSDDLAYNGLNGVLPRQYIAAELLERVEVFRGANTFLNGATPGGGGIGGAINLLPKRAPNADLNEVSAGLQTGKQTYLATDIARRFGDEKRFGVRVNAVQRKGGSGVDNEDRDLQMAAIGADYRGRGFRLSADLGWQNSKLYNARPAVNVGAGLAVPAAPDAAANYGQPWDFSSERDVFGTLRGEWDISKDVVAWAAFGGRQGNELNRLGSTLNLTTAAGAGQLRRFDNAREDHIKTGELGVRAELHTGPVSHKLALTTTGFDLDSRNAYATSAYQNTSLYNPSVLTLPTLTTFGNSMADPRTTNKVTLVSEAVVDSMGLFNDTLLATVGVRHQNIRQQGFAYNTGKQNAYYNEGANTPIAAIVYKITPQVSVYANRVESLQQGAIAGSTAVNVGQIFAPYKSVQKEAGVKFDGGRYGATAALFTTSQPMSVLNPTTKVVGIEGEQRNRGMELTAYGEPLRGLRVLGGATLLDATQQRTAGGLTDGKDVIGVPDTQMNVGVDWDVSGVRGFSVSARVLHTSSQWANAANTQQLPSWNRLDLSTRYELKVADHSVVLRARVDNVTDKNYWASAGGSQGTGYLVLGAPRTFGLTASTEF; this is encoded by the coding sequence TTGTCCAAGACTTTTGGTGGCGGCCAGGTTGCCAAGGGCGGCCGCGTCGGCCTGCTCGGCACCATGGATTTGATGGATACGCCGTTCAACAGCACCAATTTCACTCAGCAATTCATCCAAGACCAGCAGGCACACAGCGTGGCCGACGTGCTGCAAAGCGATCCCGGCGTGCGCGTGGCGCGCGGCTTCGGCAACTACCAGGAGGTGTACATCATCCGCGGATTTCCGGTCAACTCGGACGACCTCGCCTACAACGGCCTGAACGGCGTGCTGCCGCGCCAGTACATCGCCGCCGAATTGCTGGAGCGCGTGGAAGTCTTCCGTGGCGCCAATACCTTCCTGAACGGCGCGACGCCGGGCGGCGGCGGTATTGGTGGCGCAATCAATCTGCTGCCGAAACGCGCACCGAACGCCGACCTCAACGAAGTGTCGGCTGGCCTGCAAACCGGCAAGCAGACCTATCTGGCCACCGACATCGCGCGCCGCTTCGGCGATGAAAAACGGTTCGGCGTGCGCGTCAACGCCGTGCAGCGCAAAGGCGGCTCCGGCGTCGACAACGAAGACCGCGACCTGCAAATGGCCGCCATCGGCGCCGATTATCGCGGCCGTGGCTTCCGCCTGTCGGCTGATCTGGGCTGGCAGAACAGCAAGCTGTACAACGCCCGTCCGGCTGTCAACGTCGGCGCCGGCCTGGCCGTGCCTGCGGCGCCGGATGCCGCGGCCAACTACGGCCAGCCATGGGACTTTTCCAGTGAGCGCGACGTCTTCGGCACGCTGCGCGGCGAATGGGACATCAGCAAGGACGTGGTGGCCTGGGCTGCCTTCGGCGGCCGCCAGGGCAATGAATTGAACCGCCTGGGCAGCACCTTGAACCTGACCACCGCCGCCGGCGCGGGTCAGCTGCGCCGTTTCGACAATGCGCGTGAAGATCACATCAAGACCGGTGAACTGGGCGTCCGCGCAGAACTGCATACCGGTCCGGTCAGCCACAAGCTGGCGCTGACCACCACCGGCTTCGACCTGGATTCGCGTAACGCCTACGCCACCTCGGCCTACCAGAACACCAGCCTTTACAACCCGTCGGTGCTGACGCTGCCCACTCTGACCACCTTCGGCAACAGCATGGCCGACCCGCGCACCACCAACAAGGTGACGCTGGTGAGTGAGGCGGTGGTGGACAGCATGGGCCTCTTCAACGATACGCTGCTGGCCACGGTCGGTGTGCGCCATCAGAACATCAGGCAGCAAGGCTTTGCCTACAACACCGGCAAGCAAAACGCCTACTACAACGAAGGCGCCAATACGCCGATCGCCGCCATCGTCTACAAGATCACGCCGCAGGTATCGGTGTACGCCAACCGTGTGGAGAGCTTGCAGCAAGGCGCGATTGCCGGCTCTACCGCCGTCAACGTCGGCCAGATTTTCGCGCCTTACAAATCGGTGCAGAAGGAAGCCGGCGTCAAGTTCGATGGCGGCCGCTATGGCGCCACCGCTGCATTGTTCACCACCAGCCAGCCTATGAGTGTGCTGAATCCGACCACCAAAGTGGTCGGCATCGAAGGCGAACAGCGTAACCGTGGCATGGAACTGACGGCCTACGGTGAACCGCTGCGCGGCCTGCGCGTGCTGGGCGGCGCCACCTTGCTCGACGCCACACAGCAGCGTACCGCAGGCGGTCTCACCGACGGCAAGGACGTGATTGGCGTGCCGGATACGCAGATGAACGTGGGCGTGGATTGGGATGTGTCGGGCGTGCGCGGTTTTAGCGTTTCGGCGCGCGTGCTGCATACGTCGTCGCAGTGGGCCAATGCAGCCAATACGCAGCAACTGCCGTCGTGGAATCGCCTGGACCTGAGCACGCGCTATGAGCTCAAGGTGGCCGATCACAGCGTGGTGCTGCGCGCCCGCGTGGACAACGTCACCGACAAGAACTACTGGGCCTCGGCCGGCGGCTCGCAAGGCACCGGCTATCTGGTGCTCGGCGCACCGCGTACTTTCGGCCTGACCGCGTCCACCGAGTTCTGA
- a CDS encoding DUF3649 domain-containing protein, whose product MMQILMHYRLAVASRALAAIGGGYAVSSLAVTALALILPGHAVDRVVAATLTGLVVMPCAVMWCFAASTALKAWLGLLVAGLLLGAIIWLAGGV is encoded by the coding sequence ATGATGCAAATCCTGATGCACTACCGGCTTGCCGTCGCCTCGCGCGCACTGGCAGCCATCGGCGGCGGCTACGCTGTCTCCTCGCTGGCGGTTACTGCCCTTGCACTGATACTTCCTGGCCATGCGGTCGACCGCGTGGTGGCCGCGACGCTGACCGGACTGGTGGTGATGCCCTGCGCCGTGATGTGGTGCTTTGCCGCCAGCACCGCATTGAAAGCCTGGCTGGGCCTGCTGGTTGCCGGCCTCTTGCTGGGCGCAATCATCTGGCTCGCAGGCGGCGTATGA
- a CDS encoding cryptochrome/photolyase family protein — MRLKLLLGDQLNHAHSWFTHPQDDQVFVMMEVRQETDYVLHHAQKIIAIFAAMRDFARRLRDAGHRVHYLSIDDTNNRQSLPDNLDYLLAHYKATEFHWQAPDEWRLDRQLADYAAALSIPAWMDDTEHFYTARDEAARIFEGRNSWLMEHFYRRMRSKHGILMSETGKPAGGQWNFDHDNREAWKGLPWEPSDWRGRHDHSALWDTIQASGAKSFGEPNAQNFAWPLNHEEALQQLDNFVEQALPHFGRFQDAMSVKAWRLFHSLLSFAMNVKLLSPRTVVERVEAAWRDGAVPVASAEGYIRQILGWREYVRGVYWHRMPGYDKLNAFGHNTPLPWWFWDGKTRMRCVAAAVGQSLEHAHTHHINRLMVIGNFALLAGLSPQELHRWYLGIYIDAFEWVELPNTLGMSQFADGGLLATKPYVSSAAYIDRMSDYCKGCHYDKKARLGERACPYNALYWDFFDRNRDTLENNQRLGMVYQQLRRMDDGALAALRERAADLRAGVAEL; from the coding sequence ATGAGACTCAAACTACTACTTGGAGACCAGCTCAATCATGCACACAGCTGGTTCACCCACCCGCAGGACGATCAAGTCTTCGTCATGATGGAAGTCCGGCAGGAAACCGACTACGTGCTGCATCACGCACAAAAAATCATCGCCATCTTCGCCGCCATGCGCGACTTTGCCCGGCGCCTGCGAGACGCCGGCCACCGCGTGCACTACCTCTCCATCGACGACACCAACAACCGTCAGTCTCTGCCCGACAATCTGGACTACCTGCTGGCGCATTACAAGGCTACAGAATTCCACTGGCAAGCGCCGGACGAATGGCGGCTGGACCGCCAGCTGGCCGACTACGCCGCCGCCCTGTCGATCCCCGCATGGATGGACGACACCGAGCATTTCTACACCGCGCGCGACGAAGCCGCCCGCATCTTCGAAGGCCGCAATAGCTGGCTGATGGAGCACTTTTACCGCCGCATGCGCAGCAAGCACGGCATACTGATGTCAGAAACCGGCAAACCTGCCGGCGGCCAGTGGAACTTCGACCACGACAACCGCGAAGCCTGGAAAGGCCTGCCGTGGGAACCTTCCGACTGGCGCGGCCGCCACGATCACAGCGCATTGTGGGACACCATCCAGGCTTCCGGCGCCAAAAGCTTCGGTGAACCCAATGCGCAAAACTTCGCCTGGCCGCTGAACCACGAGGAAGCCTTGCAGCAGCTCGACAACTTCGTTGAACAGGCTTTGCCCCACTTCGGTCGCTTCCAGGATGCGATGAGCGTCAAGGCCTGGCGCCTGTTTCACTCGCTGCTGTCGTTTGCGATGAACGTCAAGCTGCTGTCACCGCGCACCGTGGTGGAACGGGTGGAAGCCGCATGGCGCGACGGCGCGGTGCCGGTGGCGTCGGCCGAAGGCTACATCCGCCAGATCCTAGGCTGGCGCGAATACGTGCGCGGCGTCTACTGGCACCGCATGCCGGGCTACGACAAACTGAACGCCTTCGGCCACAATACCCCGCTGCCATGGTGGTTCTGGGATGGCAAAACGCGCATGCGCTGCGTGGCGGCGGCCGTCGGCCAGTCACTGGAGCATGCGCACACCCACCACATCAACCGCCTGATGGTGATCGGGAATTTCGCGCTGCTGGCCGGCCTGTCGCCGCAAGAGCTGCATCGCTGGTATCTGGGGATTTACATCGACGCCTTCGAATGGGTGGAACTGCCCAACACGCTGGGCATGAGCCAGTTCGCCGATGGCGGCCTGCTGGCCACCAAGCCTTACGTCTCCAGCGCTGCCTATATCGACCGCATGAGCGATTATTGCAAGGGCTGTCATTACGACAAAAAGGCGCGTCTCGGCGAACGCGCCTGTCCGTACAACGCCTTGTACTGGGATTTCTTCGACCGCAACCGGGACACGCTGGAAAACAACCAACGTCTTGGCATGGTCTACCAGCAGCTGCGGCGCATGGATGACGGCGCGCTGGCCGCACTGCGCGAACGAGCGGCCGACCTGCGCGCCGGGGTGGCAGAACTCTAG
- a CDS encoding hybrid sensor histidine kinase/response regulator produces MAFLLFQLNSLRSRLILLVLLAIAPSAIMTVINGVRERAHAVEVAEDNLQRLTNLAAANEAQSIAGARQILRDLASIPDLMGDQAQCSRLLANIQRQNPDYVNFGLIQLNGDVTCNAVPSTNLVNLADRSHFRRAVHLKRFVAGGYIFGRVIQKHTVNLTYPVLNDDDKVKAVVFAALDLTKLDRFVADIQLPAGSLLLTADSEGKVISRKPDPEAWFGKQVSPEMRTAMAAEPGKPVLLTGPDGVERLHRFARVGNNGLSDYTVTIGIPVDAITANARHDQMLDFLALSATIALALVAAWFVGDVLVLRRVKRLASTANSIASGTLEARSGIRYGKEEISELARALDAMAAALQEKERQHLKAQTQLREADRRKDEFLAMLAHELRNPLAPISAGAQLLQSGHATDAAVQRTAGIIVRQVHHMTRLVDDLLDVSRVTRGLVTLTRVPLDISTIVADAMEQADPLFKARQHRFEVALPPAPLVVVGDHKRLVQVLVNVLNNAAKYTPAGGAIKLAVRADGGNVQLTVSDNGIGMSPELRGRVFELFAQADRSADRSQGGLGLGLALVKSLVELHGGSVSVDSGGEHQGSTFTITLPGTAQQQPSTPAASQAVKPARRLRVLVVDDNIDAAQTLQLLLEAGGHQVSVSHTALAALDMAEATSPELCLLDIGLPDITGFELARRLRALPQTARATLVAVTGYGRREDRAQADQAGFDHYFVKPVDVDALLALIARLP; encoded by the coding sequence ATGGCCTTCCTGCTCTTTCAGCTCAATAGTCTGCGCAGCAGGTTGATTCTCCTGGTGCTGCTGGCGATCGCACCCAGCGCGATCATGACCGTGATTAACGGTGTGCGCGAACGCGCCCACGCCGTCGAGGTGGCCGAGGACAACCTCCAGCGGCTGACCAATCTGGCGGCCGCCAACGAGGCCCAGTCCATCGCCGGCGCGCGCCAGATACTGCGCGATCTGGCCAGCATTCCCGACCTGATGGGCGACCAGGCGCAATGCAGCCGGCTGCTGGCCAACATCCAGCGCCAGAATCCCGATTACGTCAATTTCGGCCTGATCCAGTTGAACGGCGATGTCACCTGCAACGCCGTGCCCTCCACCAACCTGGTCAACCTGGCCGACCGCTCGCATTTCCGCCGCGCCGTGCATCTGAAGCGTTTTGTCGCCGGCGGCTACATCTTCGGCCGCGTGATCCAGAAGCATACCGTCAACCTGACTTATCCGGTGCTGAACGACGACGACAAGGTCAAGGCGGTTGTCTTCGCCGCGCTCGACCTGACCAAACTGGATCGCTTCGTGGCCGACATCCAGCTGCCGGCCGGCTCGCTGCTGCTGACCGCCGATTCCGAAGGCAAGGTGATCTCGCGCAAGCCCGATCCGGAAGCCTGGTTTGGCAAGCAGGTATCGCCGGAGATGCGCACCGCCATGGCGGCGGAGCCGGGCAAACCTGTGCTGCTGACAGGGCCGGACGGCGTCGAGCGGCTGCACCGCTTCGCGCGCGTCGGCAACAATGGGCTGTCCGACTACACCGTCACCATCGGCATTCCGGTCGACGCCATCACCGCCAATGCGCGCCACGACCAGATGCTGGACTTCCTGGCCCTGTCCGCGACCATCGCCCTGGCTCTGGTGGCGGCGTGGTTCGTCGGCGACGTGCTGGTGCTGCGGCGCGTAAAACGCCTGGCCAGCACCGCCAACAGCATCGCCTCCGGCACGCTGGAAGCACGCAGCGGCATCCGCTACGGCAAGGAGGAAATCAGCGAACTGGCGCGGGCGCTGGACGCCATGGCGGCAGCGCTACAGGAAAAGGAACGCCAGCATCTCAAGGCGCAGACCCAGCTGCGCGAGGCGGACCGCCGCAAGGATGAATTCCTGGCCATGCTGGCGCACGAGTTGCGCAACCCGCTGGCGCCAATCAGTGCCGGCGCGCAGCTGCTGCAAAGCGGCCACGCCACCGACGCCGCCGTACAGCGCACCGCCGGCATCATCGTGCGCCAGGTGCACCACATGACACGCCTGGTGGACGACCTGCTGGATGTATCGCGCGTGACGCGCGGGCTGGTGACCTTGACGCGCGTGCCGCTGGACATATCGACCATCGTCGCCGACGCGATGGAACAGGCGGATCCCCTGTTCAAGGCGCGCCAGCACCGCTTTGAAGTCGCGCTGCCGCCAGCGCCGCTGGTGGTGGTCGGCGATCACAAACGGCTGGTGCAGGTGCTGGTCAATGTGCTCAACAACGCCGCCAAGTACACGCCGGCCGGCGGCGCCATCAAGCTGGCCGTGCGCGCCGATGGCGGCAACGTCCAGCTGACCGTCAGCGACAACGGCATCGGCATGTCGCCCGAGCTGCGCGGCCGTGTGTTTGAATTATTTGCGCAGGCCGACCGCAGCGCCGACCGCTCGCAAGGCGGGTTGGGACTGGGACTGGCGCTGGTCAAGTCGCTGGTGGAGCTGCATGGCGGCTCGGTGTCCGTCGACAGCGGCGGCGAACATCAAGGCAGCACCTTCACCATCACGCTGCCGGGTACCGCCCAGCAGCAGCCGTCCACGCCGGCCGCAAGCCAGGCCGTAAAGCCGGCGCGCAGACTGCGCGTGCTGGTGGTAGACGATAACATCGACGCCGCGCAAACCCTACAACTGCTGCTTGAAGCCGGCGGCCACCAGGTCAGCGTCAGCCACACTGCGCTGGCGGCGCTGGACATGGCCGAAGCCACATCACCGGAATTGTGTCTGCTCGATATCGGCCTGCCCGACATCACCGGCTTCGAACTGGCACGCCGCCTGCGCGCGCTGCCGCAGACCGCGCGCGCCACACTGGTGGCGGTGACGGGCTACGGCCGCCGCGAGGACCGCGCGCAAGCCGATCAAGCCGGCTTCGATCACTACTTTGTCAAACCGGTGGACGTGGATGCGCTGTTGGCGCTGATCGCCCGCCTGCCCTAA
- a CDS encoding M20/M25/M40 family metallo-hydrolase — MKQLLLGLAIAAILPAQAQDKAQEQAMARIAAQPSVKQALAYIEKNEPATQTAMLAINAIPAPTFAEAARARDYAARLKAAGLADVRIDDAGNVIGAWRGSGKGPVIVLAAHLDTVYPAATDLTVHEKDGRLYAPGIADNGRSLAAMLTIVHAMRDAGVRTEGDVLFVANVGEEGLGDLKGVKYLFSQRKDIKAFVGLEPALGTDGDPVTYIGTGSRRFKVTLHGPGGHSYEGFGLPSAVHAAGRVIAHIDDVRVPSQPKVTFNVGVVQGGQSVNSISAEASMLIDIRSADAPLLAKVEQQIKAAIQQGVDETNQRWNSKAITADVVLIGDRPAGQMAADALIVRTALAAAKVQGRPALLDGPHSTDANLPMSLGVPAITMSGGGSSGGYHSEKLEWWSAQNAHTGPQNVLLTILGLAGVQGVAAPLVK, encoded by the coding sequence ATGAAACAGCTGCTACTCGGCCTCGCCATCGCCGCCATCCTGCCAGCGCAGGCACAGGACAAGGCGCAAGAACAAGCCATGGCGCGCATCGCCGCGCAGCCGTCGGTCAAACAGGCATTGGCCTACATCGAGAAAAACGAACCGGCCACGCAGACCGCTATGTTGGCGATCAACGCCATCCCGGCGCCAACCTTCGCCGAAGCCGCGCGCGCCAGGGACTATGCAGCGCGCCTGAAAGCCGCCGGCCTGGCAGACGTGCGCATCGACGACGCGGGCAATGTCATCGGCGCCTGGCGCGGCAGCGGCAAGGGCCCGGTGATCGTGCTGGCCGCGCACCTGGACACCGTCTACCCCGCTGCCACCGATCTCACCGTGCATGAAAAAGACGGCCGCCTGTACGCGCCCGGCATCGCCGATAACGGCCGTTCGCTGGCCGCCATGCTGACCATTGTCCACGCCATGCGCGACGCGGGCGTACGCACCGAAGGCGACGTGCTGTTCGTCGCCAACGTCGGCGAGGAGGGACTGGGCGATCTGAAAGGCGTGAAGTATCTGTTCAGCCAGCGCAAGGACATCAAGGCTTTCGTCGGCCTGGAACCGGCGCTGGGCACGGACGGCGATCCGGTGACCTACATCGGCACCGGCAGCCGCCGTTTTAAAGTTACCCTGCACGGACCGGGAGGTCACAGCTACGAAGGCTTCGGTCTGCCGTCGGCCGTGCATGCGGCCGGCCGGGTGATTGCCCATATCGACGATGTGCGCGTCCCTTCGCAGCCGAAAGTGACTTTCAATGTGGGCGTGGTCCAGGGCGGCCAGTCGGTCAACAGCATTTCCGCCGAAGCCTCGATGCTGATCGATATCCGCTCGGCCGACGCGCCGCTGCTGGCCAAGGTGGAACAGCAGATCAAGGCCGCTATCCAGCAAGGCGTGGATGAAACCAACCAGCGCTGGAACAGCAAGGCCATCACCGCAGACGTGGTGCTGATCGGCGACCGTCCGGCAGGCCAGATGGCGGCTGATGCGCTGATCGTCCGCACCGCGCTGGCGGCGGCCAAGGTGCAAGGCCGCCCTGCACTGCTGGACGGACCACACTCCACCGACGCCAACCTGCCAATGAGCCTTGGCGTGCCGGCGATTACCATGTCCGGCGGCGGCAGCTCCGGCGGCTATCACTCCGAAAAACTGGAATGGTGGTCGGCACAGAACGCCCACACCGGGCCGCAGAACGTCTTGCTAACCATCCTCGGCCTGGCCGGCGTGCAGGGTGTGGCCGCCCCGTTGGTCAAATAA
- a CDS encoding MerR family transcriptional regulator has translation MNQKMTKGYRSGVAARLAGLPVETLRVWERRYGVSDVDRSPQGQRLYSSEQVHRLGLLKRVVDQGHAIGTVARLDAAELAALAGVQRASGVQSLKLAVVGAALAQRLSATRTTPLLDIVAVCAQLDDAEQELAGASADVLLIEAPEMTADAMPQIRSLRRAVPAKATVVLYRFCDSATVRRLREHGCLVARSPSDASEVAVLCNTALTGAALPPPGPTKPAAPRRLNDEELAALAAASSSINCECPRHLADILLMLTSFERYSAQCANRNATDAAMHDDLARSAGHARMLMEDALERLAYAEGLPMPAR, from the coding sequence ATGAACCAGAAAATGACGAAGGGCTATCGCAGCGGCGTAGCCGCCCGCCTGGCAGGACTGCCGGTGGAAACGCTGCGCGTGTGGGAACGCCGTTATGGCGTGTCCGATGTGGACCGTTCGCCGCAGGGCCAGCGCCTCTATTCTTCCGAACAGGTACACCGGCTTGGGCTGCTGAAGCGCGTGGTCGATCAGGGCCACGCCATCGGCACCGTCGCCAGGCTGGATGCCGCCGAACTGGCCGCCCTCGCTGGCGTGCAGCGGGCCAGCGGCGTGCAGTCGTTAAAATTGGCCGTGGTCGGCGCCGCGCTGGCCCAACGTCTCAGTGCCACGCGTACCACGCCGTTGCTGGACATCGTCGCCGTCTGCGCACAATTGGACGACGCAGAACAGGAACTGGCCGGCGCCAGCGCCGACGTGCTGCTGATCGAAGCGCCTGAAATGACGGCCGACGCCATGCCGCAAATACGCAGCTTGCGCCGCGCCGTGCCCGCCAAGGCCACCGTAGTGCTGTACAGGTTCTGCGACAGCGCCACTGTGCGGCGCCTGCGCGAACACGGCTGCCTGGTGGCGCGCTCACCGTCGGATGCTTCGGAAGTAGCGGTGCTGTGCAACACCGCCCTCACCGGCGCCGCGCTGCCGCCGCCAGGGCCGACCAAGCCGGCCGCGCCGCGCCGTCTGAACGATGAAGAACTGGCGGCGCTGGCAGCTGCCTCGTCCAGCATCAACTGCGAATGCCCGCGCCACCTGGCCGACATCCTGCTGATGCTGACCAGCTTTGAACGCTACAGCGCGCAGTGCGCAAACCGCAACGCGACCGACGCTGCCATGCACGATGACCTGGCCCGCAGCGCCGGTCACGCCCGCATGCTGATGGAAGACGCACTAGAACGACTGGCGTACGCGGAGGGATTGCCCATGCCAGCCAGATGA